Proteins encoded within one genomic window of Methanolacinia paynteri:
- a CDS encoding DUF3344 domain-containing protein — MSSRNLLPSAAIIFFLIFAGTVSASYSGDEPLSPVFYDELNGGYVFSTGDSIYSGQMNPGDYYNASFDIAIPSDAVPVFSRLYVYWAWSNLEKAAIYPSITVSATPAGSHEFTLAERYVDSKGFVSSYDFFSGTDSYEVTGIGSGENSFSVTVGNSAADNSTFVIEGLGLLVVYESPSSPLMQIWADEGCDMLYNDYGITPEMATATAVFNGTVDTGSVKSARIELVAPSGGYTRSDIPDKNVILFNRDTDGSLPGFLESLISAIFPGYNGKEWIDCFDSDELRQVGIESRDVGPYLKGSNNIVRVRDRGDYMLFTNAILSIEKEEE; from the coding sequence ATGAGTTCCCGTAACCTTCTGCCTTCAGCCGCGATCATCTTTTTTTTGATATTCGCTGGTACGGTCTCGGCTTCGTATTCCGGTGACGAGCCCCTTTCCCCGGTTTTCTATGACGAGCTGAACGGAGGGTACGTATTTTCAACGGGGGACAGCATCTACAGCGGGCAGATGAACCCCGGGGATTATTACAACGCATCGTTTGACATTGCGATACCCTCCGATGCAGTGCCGGTGTTTTCAAGGCTGTACGTATACTGGGCATGGAGCAATCTCGAAAAAGCTGCGATATACCCGTCGATCACGGTCTCCGCGACTCCGGCGGGCAGCCATGAATTCACGCTGGCGGAGAGGTATGTCGACAGCAAGGGTTTCGTAAGCTCGTATGACTTCTTTTCAGGCACGGATTCGTATGAGGTGACGGGCATCGGATCGGGAGAGAATTCTTTTTCAGTAACTGTCGGCAATTCGGCGGCCGACAACAGCACATTTGTCATAGAGGGCCTGGGGCTGCTCGTTGTCTACGAGAGTCCGTCTTCGCCTTTGATGCAGATCTGGGCGGACGAAGGATGCGATATGCTCTACAACGATTACGGGATTACCCCCGAGATGGCGACCGCGACTGCAGTCTTCAACGGCACTGTCGATACAGGGAGTGTGAAGAGCGCCAGAATTGAGCTAGTTGCCCCTTCGGGCGGGTACACGAGGTCTGATATCCCGGACAAGAACGTCATCCTGTTCAACAGGGATACGGACGGGAGCCTCCCCGGGTTCCTTGAGAGCCTGATCTCGGCGATCTTTCCCGGGTATAACGGGAAGGAGTGGATCGACTGTTTCGATTCCGACGAGCTCAGGCAGGTCGGGATCGAGTCCAGGGATGTCGGCCCGTACCTGAAGGGGAGCAACAATATCGTGCGTGTCCGGGACAGGGGCGATTACATGCTGTTTACAAATGCCATCCTCAGCATCGAAAAGGAGGAGGAATGA
- a CDS encoding class I SAM-dependent methyltransferase, with protein MKPEKRDLKYKINWQDARKSILDERFKGPKLSFDPKIKEKKAADFSKKISEGDFEYGRKTAEIFSDFLEPSYEVLEIGPGPGTVTVPLSKLVKNITSIDLSLRNIEFLRKNLAEKGCTNVEVINKNWLRMDDSELENSYDLVFCSHFLWMIPDLEEHINKMENASRRYCAIVQPAGRDKLVKDVFTAITGQEYGGEFEPDADYFAYVIIRQWGRLPNVSHFSYSNTMTIDEKVRSIASFIGRFVEVDKERVEKIRELIAPHAEDSIFRETMNAVVMWWEVPGNRIEQ; from the coding sequence ATGAAACCAGAGAAAAGAGATCTTAAATACAAAATAAACTGGCAGGATGCAAGAAAATCCATACTTGACGAGAGATTCAAGGGGCCGAAGCTCTCTTTCGATCCTAAAATAAAAGAAAAAAAAGCTGCCGATTTCTCAAAGAAAATCTCCGAAGGCGACTTCGAATACGGAAGAAAGACAGCAGAGATCTTCTCTGATTTCCTTGAACCGTCATATGAAGTCCTGGAGATCGGCCCCGGCCCGGGAACGGTGACGGTCCCGTTGTCCAAACTGGTAAAAAATATAACTTCAATCGACCTTTCACTCAGGAACATCGAATTTCTCAGAAAAAACCTGGCGGAGAAAGGATGCACGAATGTCGAAGTGATAAACAAAAACTGGCTCAGGATGGACGATTCCGAACTGGAAAACAGCTACGACCTCGTGTTCTGCTCCCACTTCCTCTGGATGATCCCGGACCTTGAAGAGCACATAAACAAGATGGAGAACGCCTCCAGGAGATACTGCGCCATAGTCCAGCCCGCAGGAAGGGACAAACTTGTAAAGGACGTATTCACTGCGATTACAGGGCAGGAATACGGCGGTGAATTCGAGCCCGATGCAGATTATTTCGCATATGTAATCATCAGACAGTGGGGAAGGCTGCCGAATGTCAGCCACTTTTCATACTCGAATACGATGACAATCGACGAAAAAGTCAGGTCCATCGCATCCTTTATCGGCCGTTTTGTCGAAGTCGACAAAGAAAGAGTGGAAAAGATCCGGGAACTGATCGCACCTCATGCAGAAGACAGCATATTCAGGGAGACGATGAATGCCGTTGTAATGTGGTGGGAGGTCCCGGGTAATCGAATAGAACAATAA
- a CDS encoding DUF3344 domain-containing protein: MYDFEGIPLDIAGQGEVEGSIYSAGTYGLTEPPVACSFTLPGEPVWAKVYTGVWGGTEKYSGTAEISINSLKIFKYSLYGEQDMNENVYCTGHGVYWISQDATDLLHSGENRVVVNTSRGESGSRMDGRVYAVFVVAAVKDDSGYITQYWIAEGNENLHGEGWSGSNPTVHDTSSYTFSGADLTGMQSAELTTVLLAGTRYQPDYITFNSNDLGQPETDTSHYPEGATDIGDEICFDAEGGSGTESRYVDVESFDVTGYVKDDNTVVFERGRDSNGDGVIDPSSTISEGEDYIHPCLAVLSVKKKKASLLQDMGIAGITTANMYARATGTLTAEVRNYGGNTGSQSVVAFYVDGEKIGTATADTGSSGVGYAVIEWAATGGEHEISAKIESPADSVSSNDEYSLVCNIEDLPDLSLKVSSPVSAESGEAAVKQSPSFFMIPVLGAAGAAAVWGRRKKSGKIMAATLVCMLVLCPVLVQPSFAAGLEYREYVLPVEVLNEGGAVDPGVSLTVYLDGEKAAYTTLENSIDSGDSESVEISIFTTPGSHKVRVVVDEEGSVDELDEGNNSFEAVYEFP, from the coding sequence TTGTATGATTTCGAGGGAATACCCCTGGATATTGCCGGCCAGGGGGAGGTTGAAGGATCGATATACTCTGCCGGTACTTACGGGCTCACGGAGCCGCCGGTTGCGTGCTCGTTCACTCTCCCCGGCGAACCCGTCTGGGCGAAGGTGTACACCGGGGTATGGGGAGGGACGGAAAAATACTCCGGAACCGCTGAAATCTCGATAAATTCTCTTAAAATATTCAAATATTCACTCTACGGCGAACAGGATATGAATGAGAATGTCTACTGCACCGGCCACGGGGTGTACTGGATCTCGCAGGATGCAACGGATCTCCTTCACAGCGGGGAAAACCGGGTGGTCGTGAACACTAGCCGCGGAGAATCGGGCAGCAGGATGGACGGAAGGGTCTATGCGGTCTTTGTCGTTGCGGCTGTCAAGGATGATAGCGGGTATATTACCCAGTACTGGATTGCCGAAGGGAACGAGAACCTGCATGGCGAAGGCTGGTCGGGGAGCAACCCGACGGTTCATGATACTTCCTCGTATACCTTTTCGGGTGCGGATCTCACCGGGATGCAGTCCGCCGAACTCACGACCGTTTTGCTTGCCGGGACAAGGTACCAGCCGGATTATATAACCTTCAATTCGAATGACCTCGGGCAGCCCGAGACGGACACCAGCCATTACCCGGAGGGCGCTACCGATATAGGCGATGAGATTTGTTTCGACGCCGAAGGGGGCTCCGGGACGGAGAGCAGGTATGTAGACGTGGAGTCGTTCGATGTTACCGGTTACGTAAAAGATGATAACACGGTCGTATTCGAGCGGGGGAGGGACAGCAACGGAGACGGGGTTATAGATCCGTCCTCCACGATCTCCGAGGGGGAGGATTATATACATCCCTGCCTGGCTGTTCTCTCCGTAAAGAAGAAGAAAGCGTCACTTCTGCAGGATATGGGTATTGCAGGAATTACAACCGCCAATATGTACGCGAGGGCAACCGGGACACTGACTGCCGAGGTCAGGAATTACGGGGGGAATACGGGTTCTCAGTCAGTAGTTGCATTCTATGTCGACGGGGAGAAGATCGGAACCGCGACCGCTGATACCGGCAGTTCGGGAGTCGGCTATGCCGTCATCGAATGGGCTGCAACAGGCGGAGAGCACGAGATATCCGCAAAGATAGAGTCCCCGGCCGATTCCGTATCGTCCAACGACGAGTATTCGCTTGTCTGTAATATAGAAGACCTGCCCGACCTCTCTCTTAAGGTGTCCAGCCCGGTAAGTGCAGAGAGCGGAGAGGCCGCCGTAAAACAGAGCCCTTCGTTTTTCATGATCCCTGTGCTGGGTGCTGCCGGAGCAGCGGCAGTGTGGGGGAGGAGAAAAAAATCCGGAAAGATAATGGCCGCGACTCTTGTGTGCATGCTGGTCTTATGCCCGGTTCTGGTACAGCCCTCCTTTGCCGCCGGCCTCGAATACCGGGAGTACGTTCTGCCGGTCGAGGTTTTGAATGAAGGGGGAGCAGTGGATCCCGGCGTCTCGCTGACGGTCTATCTCGACGGCGAGAAGGCTGCCTATACGACTCTTGAAAACAGCATAGACAGCGGTGATTCGGAGAGCGTGGAAATATCGATATTTACTACACCGGGCAGCCATAAGGTGCGGGTTGTAGTCGATGAAGAGGGCTCGGTGGACGAACTCGATGAAGGCAACAACAGTTTTGAGGCAGTGTATGAGTTCCCGTAA
- a CDS encoding ABC transporter ATP-binding protein has protein sequence MNPIVETSGLCKRYNESVSALSNVDVCIEKGEFAAIVGRSGSGKSTLMNIIGCLDSPTSGTVRINSCDIDYKDPASLVKIRRTVIGFVFQQFNLIPNLTARENIEYPLLFNYHPPAERLERVDYLLAQVGLMNRGDHYPQELSGGEQQRIAIARALVNKPLLVLADEPTGNLDSGTGESILGLIKDLNRTQGTTFVIVTHDSDLASHADRTISISDGMVVG, from the coding sequence ATGAATCCAATTGTCGAAACCAGCGGCCTCTGCAAGAGGTACAACGAGAGTGTTTCAGCCCTTTCGAACGTTGATGTATGTATAGAGAAGGGAGAGTTTGCAGCAATCGTCGGAAGGAGCGGGAGCGGAAAGAGCACGCTTATGAATATCATCGGCTGCCTCGACAGCCCGACTTCGGGGACCGTCAGGATCAATTCGTGCGATATAGACTACAAAGACCCGGCCTCGCTTGTAAAGATCAGGAGAACGGTGATCGGCTTCGTATTCCAGCAGTTCAACCTGATCCCGAACCTCACGGCGAGGGAGAACATCGAGTACCCGCTCCTCTTCAATTACCACCCTCCTGCAGAGCGCCTGGAGAGGGTGGACTATCTTCTCGCACAGGTGGGGCTCATGAACAGGGGAGATCACTACCCGCAGGAGCTCTCGGGAGGGGAGCAGCAGAGGATCGCCATTGCACGTGCACTCGTAAACAAACCTCTTCTCGTCCTTGCGGACGAACCGACGGGAAATCTCGATTCCGGGACAGGAGAATCTATACTCGGGCTCATAAAAGACCTGAACAGGACGCAGGGAACGACCTTCGTCATAGTCACCCATGATTCGGATCTTGCGTCTCATGCGGACAGGACGATCAGTATTTCGGACGGGATGGTGGTCGGATAA
- a CDS encoding ABC transporter permease, whose product MGRYADYARIAFKQLMRKKGRIILTALGIAIGVAALVGIVSLGEGIRSQSIDMIKEQSDLTFIEVTPDIRDGTVIPLTDSKVKALSGIPGIVTAVPAVKASFATTRQTYLGIVGMESGGFEELLEPEYSSGGPYDGKGIVLGHDIEEKLRRNEGLREGDDLTVLIRDYGESGAPEDRTEVFAVNGVLGERDDEFDNLVLMDIDTLMEIKGYGDSYDLVYVRVDSPDNVLEVAESIKKMGLGVSGAFEEIESVNKLMDTVILVLSFFTGVSLIIGALMIVNTMVISVFERTREIGITMAVGASRKDVIFLILLECLYLGIIGGIIGDILGIGLSAGINIVGKPFIISQLGEGFSSFYDSDITLITGWLLLEGLVIAVILSVLSGIYPALKAANLNPVDAIRAGR is encoded by the coding sequence ATGGGAAGATATGCTGATTATGCCCGCATCGCGTTTAAGCAGCTGATGAGAAAGAAGGGCCGCATAATCCTGACCGCACTGGGCATTGCAATAGGTGTCGCAGCCCTTGTCGGTATTGTCTCGCTCGGGGAGGGGATAAGGTCCCAGTCGATCGACATGATAAAAGAGCAGTCCGACCTGACGTTCATCGAGGTGACTCCGGATATCAGGGACGGGACGGTAATACCGCTTACTGACAGCAAAGTGAAGGCCCTGTCCGGGATTCCGGGGATCGTAACGGCCGTTCCTGCGGTTAAGGCCTCTTTTGCAACTACGCGGCAGACGTACCTGGGAATCGTCGGTATGGAGAGCGGAGGTTTTGAGGAGCTGCTCGAACCAGAATATTCGAGCGGGGGGCCGTATGACGGTAAGGGGATCGTCCTGGGCCATGATATCGAGGAGAAGCTGAGGAGAAACGAGGGCCTGAGGGAAGGCGACGACCTGACGGTCCTTATACGGGACTACGGCGAATCGGGTGCACCCGAGGACCGGACCGAGGTCTTCGCGGTGAACGGCGTGCTCGGCGAGAGGGATGACGAGTTCGACAACCTCGTGCTTATGGATATCGATACCCTGATGGAGATTAAGGGCTACGGCGACAGCTACGACCTGGTTTATGTCCGTGTCGATTCGCCGGACAATGTCCTGGAGGTTGCGGAGAGCATCAAGAAGATGGGCCTCGGGGTTTCAGGTGCCTTCGAGGAGATAGAGTCGGTCAATAAGCTGATGGACACTGTTATTCTTGTTCTGTCGTTCTTTACCGGGGTCTCGCTCATCATCGGCGCCCTGATGATAGTCAATACGATGGTTATTTCCGTATTCGAGAGAACGAGAGAGATCGGGATTACGATGGCCGTCGGTGCTTCGAGGAAGGATGTTATCTTCCTCATTCTTCTCGAATGCCTGTACCTGGGAATAATCGGCGGAATAATCGGCGATATTCTCGGGATCGGCCTCTCTGCCGGGATAAATATCGTGGGAAAGCCTTTCATAATATCCCAGCTCGGCGAAGGCTTTTCTTCTTTTTACGATTCGGACATAACTTTGATTACCGGATGGCTGCTCCTCGAGGGGCTGGTGATAGCCGTGATATTGTCGGTTCTTTCAGGAATATATCCTGCACTGAAGGCGGCAAACCTGAACCCTGTCGATGCGATCCGTGCGGGGAGATGA
- a CDS encoding DUF3344 domain-containing protein: MTVFDRGGKMRENTMELKKTYLTACILGVILCLLVVSPASADQYVGGEKPETIQSGIVSGDLWFDSYYGLSSGMSAEKTFKIPDYTEIQWARLYVVVYCGHMQNNYQGQATVSFDGGQGSRNIGSEKLNRGYVFEVDGGVTPVSVNGHCNRVTSDYLMWYDVTEKIKSRDVSAKVITDPLDDNFDGRIKLITLVVAYDDGDMDEVYYWVNQGHDVHSYKVEDESYIGKTGFSTKDLPDDFNIDSATLSVVHLASENGIYTFNEELLDTEPSTGSYSGYQQWDVTDSVNPGINSEMTYTRNLDIEGSGDSYLGAYYKIVLAFLTAKQGEMGISVESNPRGAEIYIDGEDQEKVTNSLINLPEGSYSVSVHKDFYYDPDPVYVDVDEGEIATVSFNLEPNSYEGKEFEVYKKGTVKGGVAIANASKYSGILKRGKSTKYSLDLSLPENSTVEYARLYIYSAESYNTSGKEDVVPEMEVRFGSRELDGEKSYRDLKVDGGYKYTIETTCYDVSRDVGGSGKYDLSIKNSGDNADDVFALYGSSLVVVYSNPDSPSASYWIAEGCDAIMASDEYEIDTEDGTTTVAFTGDSDSVTNGTLYVVSTGADGLDDEENRIIFNDYEAFDLLNAGSSDVSTVSLDVKPYLKSSKNELSIQSYLSGEKGDYMENRIAVLVLEHPDTSAAEEESYGYTGKELEVYDKGSLNGGVDVVNASSYTGLLNKGDSTEYSLDVSLPEGSEVENARLYLYSTWSHDTVEKEGVSPNIETEFSGKEISAEKSYRDRKGEGIYNYILETTCYNVSDEVEGPGKYSVSVKNTGGTDDAFALYGPSLVIVYSDPGSPLTSYWIAEGCDALLASDEFGTDTENCTTSVKFSGGVSSVASGTLYMISTAASGLEGDENRLVFNDYEGFNLLQGGSSDISTAVLDVGPYVRDSGNRLYVQSYVSGDKGDYMENRVAVLVLEHSGGTGMTEEAGDEEESGVLSPGQTSATYPLSLSGGRTGAEHIVFGNGTIVLLIYEGSSLTDSSGMPVDSIMIKKSDAGNFSWAYTIGPSGAKSDIPVLIEAAVPESGGSGDPELVYYDEESGKTGDTGSTYDGESGTLSARISELGTYAIVYSQGNSGSSDLIFPLNIIADVISSFLGGGESGAEIQAEPGANLNTTPANPTESVAEVSAKPEVIEIDPTLSDFEVRISSSPSSAKIFLDGNYTGKTTPAVFTLRGGDHLLELELEDFDPYSEKFLLSENTTLNADLQTGIKLVKERKYDGFLGVSDLEGIGGVYVTSYPDGATVYVNGYNTEMVTPCVFYGLKEGLNTIKVKKTNIEYSESSKKVWVDSGSVMPVSFDVLPSSGNSADIDSIEYDGYYFTINGHLPEYELPKVVSVGSSNGFITFYEDGKYLSHNIHAYSDKELNDIRPRDYRFGKIFVESDPDGAEIYVDGYDTGYSTPYAIDGLSDGAHYIEVSKPGHIRSGEEILLTPDEAEYDAKLKIDLESYIYGSLEVTSNPSGAKIYLYNRDTGKTTPYTFRYMDIGGIDVKVVGEESTETVEDVIINPLETTLCHVDLD; this comes from the coding sequence ATGACAGTCTTTGATCGTGGTGGAAAAATGAGAGAGAATACTATGGAACTGAAAAAAACCTATCTGACTGCCTGTATTTTAGGGGTTATCCTTTGTCTGCTGGTGGTCTCCCCGGCATCAGCCGACCAGTACGTCGGCGGGGAAAAGCCTGAGACCATACAGAGCGGAATTGTGTCGGGGGACCTGTGGTTCGACTCATATTACGGTTTATCCAGCGGGATGTCTGCTGAAAAAACTTTTAAAATCCCGGATTATACCGAAATTCAGTGGGCACGCCTTTATGTAGTCGTTTACTGCGGTCATATGCAGAATAATTATCAGGGGCAGGCGACAGTCTCATTTGACGGCGGCCAGGGCAGCAGGAATATAGGTTCTGAAAAACTGAACAGGGGATATGTTTTTGAGGTTGACGGAGGCGTGACACCTGTTTCGGTTAACGGTCATTGCAACAGGGTCACAAGCGATTACCTGATGTGGTATGATGTAACTGAAAAGATCAAGTCGAGGGATGTTTCGGCAAAGGTCATTACGGATCCGCTTGATGATAATTTTGACGGCAGGATCAAGCTGATTACGCTCGTGGTGGCCTATGACGACGGGGATATGGACGAGGTGTATTACTGGGTAAACCAGGGCCATGACGTACATTCATATAAAGTCGAGGATGAGTCGTACATCGGAAAAACCGGTTTCAGTACAAAGGATCTGCCCGATGATTTCAATATCGATTCCGCGACACTCAGTGTAGTTCACCTTGCAAGCGAAAATGGTATTTACACCTTCAACGAGGAATTGCTGGACACCGAACCCTCTACCGGAAGCTACAGCGGTTACCAGCAGTGGGATGTCACGGATTCGGTTAATCCCGGCATCAATAGCGAGATGACCTATACCCGGAACCTGGATATTGAAGGCAGCGGCGACAGCTATCTCGGGGCTTATTATAAGATTGTACTGGCTTTTCTCACGGCAAAGCAGGGAGAGATGGGCATCAGCGTAGAGTCCAATCCCCGGGGGGCCGAGATATATATAGACGGTGAAGACCAGGAAAAGGTTACAAATTCTCTCATCAATCTTCCGGAAGGCAGTTATTCGGTTTCCGTCCACAAGGACTTCTATTACGATCCCGACCCCGTCTACGTTGATGTGGACGAAGGTGAAATAGCGACGGTCAGCTTTAACCTCGAACCGAACAGCTATGAAGGCAAAGAATTCGAGGTGTATAAGAAAGGAACCGTCAAAGGCGGTGTTGCGATTGCAAATGCCAGCAAATATTCCGGGATCCTGAAGAGGGGGAAATCGACTAAATATTCGCTTGATCTCTCTCTTCCTGAAAATTCGACAGTTGAATATGCCCGATTGTACATCTATTCGGCGGAAAGCTACAATACCTCCGGCAAGGAGGACGTAGTGCCGGAGATGGAGGTCAGGTTCGGCAGTAGGGAGCTGGACGGTGAAAAATCCTACAGGGACCTGAAGGTCGACGGGGGATATAAATACACTATCGAGACTACGTGCTACGATGTCTCGCGGGATGTCGGCGGTTCCGGGAAGTACGATCTTTCGATAAAAAACAGCGGAGATAACGCCGATGATGTATTCGCTCTTTACGGATCTTCTCTTGTGGTTGTATACTCAAACCCGGACTCGCCTTCGGCTTCTTACTGGATCGCCGAGGGCTGTGATGCCATCATGGCGTCCGATGAGTATGAGATTGATACTGAGGACGGTACGACCACCGTAGCTTTTACCGGTGATTCCGATTCGGTTACAAACGGCACCCTTTATGTTGTCTCCACCGGAGCAGACGGTCTTGATGACGAGGAGAACAGGATAATTTTCAACGACTACGAGGCGTTCGATCTACTTAACGCCGGCTCTTCGGATGTGAGTACCGTCTCTCTTGATGTGAAACCGTACCTGAAGAGCTCGAAGAACGAACTGTCGATCCAGAGCTATCTCTCCGGCGAGAAGGGCGATTACATGGAGAACAGGATTGCGGTTCTTGTCCTCGAGCATCCCGACACGAGTGCAGCCGAAGAAGAGAGCTATGGCTATACTGGAAAGGAGCTCGAGGTCTATGATAAGGGCAGTCTCAACGGAGGTGTCGATGTCGTAAATGCCAGCAGCTATACCGGGCTTCTTAACAAGGGAGATTCCACGGAATACTCGCTCGATGTATCCCTGCCGGAGGGTTCCGAGGTTGAGAATGCAAGACTGTACCTGTACTCTACCTGGAGCCACGATACGGTGGAAAAGGAGGGTGTAAGCCCGAATATTGAAACCGAATTCAGCGGAAAAGAGATATCCGCCGAAAAATCCTACAGGGACAGGAAGGGAGAGGGGATATACAACTATATTCTCGAGACGACCTGCTACAATGTCTCGGATGAGGTCGAAGGCCCGGGAAAGTACAGCGTATCCGTGAAGAATACGGGAGGAACGGATGACGCCTTCGCTCTTTACGGCCCTTCCTTGGTGATCGTATATTCAGATCCCGGTTCGCCTCTGACCTCGTACTGGATCGCCGAGGGCTGCGACGCACTTCTCGCCTCCGATGAGTTCGGTACGGATACCGAAAACTGCACTACATCGGTAAAGTTCAGCGGGGGTGTAAGTTCGGTTGCGTCCGGCACCCTGTATATGATCTCGACTGCGGCGAGCGGGCTGGAGGGCGACGAGAACCGCCTGGTCTTCAACGATTACGAAGGCTTCAATCTCCTTCAGGGCGGCTCTTCGGATATCAGTACGGCTGTCCTGGATGTCGGGCCTTACGTCAGGGATTCGGGGAACCGGCTGTATGTCCAGAGCTATGTCTCGGGGGATAAAGGGGATTATATGGAGAACCGTGTCGCAGTTCTGGTTCTCGAGCATTCGGGCGGCACCGGTATGACCGAAGAGGCGGGGGATGAAGAGGAGTCCGGTGTCCTGTCTCCGGGCCAGACATCGGCGACGTATCCGCTGTCTCTTTCCGGAGGACGGACCGGTGCCGAACATATCGTCTTCGGCAACGGAACAATTGTACTGCTGATATACGAGGGCTCTTCACTGACCGATTCGTCGGGAATGCCTGTGGACAGCATTATGATAAAAAAATCGGATGCAGGGAATTTTTCGTGGGCCTACACGATCGGCCCATCGGGTGCAAAGAGCGATATTCCGGTTCTTATAGAGGCCGCCGTTCCTGAATCCGGGGGCAGCGGAGATCCGGAACTTGTGTACTATGACGAGGAATCCGGGAAGACCGGGGATACAGGGTCGACATACGACGGGGAAAGCGGCACCCTGTCTGCAAGGATCTCCGAACTTGGGACATATGCCATTGTATATTCGCAGGGAAATTCAGGTTCATCGGACCTGATCTTTCCCCTGAATATAATTGCGGATGTGATCTCCTCTTTCCTCGGGGGCGGTGAGTCCGGTGCGGAGATTCAGGCTGAGCCTGGTGCGAATCTGAATACTACCCCCGCAAATCCGACAGAATCCGTCGCGGAAGTTTCCGCGAAACCCGAGGTAATCGAGATAGACCCAACCCTGAGCGATTTTGAAGTCCGGATATCTTCAAGCCCGTCTTCTGCAAAGATATTCCTGGACGGTAACTATACAGGGAAGACAACGCCTGCAGTTTTTACCCTCCGCGGCGGGGATCACCTGCTTGAGCTCGAGCTTGAGGATTTCGATCCATACAGCGAGAAGTTCCTTCTGTCCGAAAATACGACCTTAAACGCCGATCTCCAGACAGGCATTAAACTGGTAAAGGAAAGGAAATATGACGGCTTTCTCGGGGTCTCGGATCTCGAGGGCATAGGAGGCGTATACGTAACGTCGTACCCCGACGGTGCGACCGTCTACGTTAACGGGTATAACACGGAGATGGTGACCCCCTGTGTGTTCTATGGGCTAAAAGAGGGACTCAATACGATAAAGGTCAAGAAGACGAATATCGAATACTCCGAAAGCTCGAAGAAGGTCTGGGTCGACTCCGGCTCCGTAATGCCGGTGAGCTTCGATGTTCTGCCGTCTTCGGGTAATAGTGCCGATATCGATTCGATAGAGTACGACGGTTATTATTTCACTATCAACGGTCATCTTCCCGAATACGAGCTTCCGAAGGTGGTATCCGTCGGTTCGTCGAACGGCTTCATTACGTTTTATGAAGACGGGAAATATCTCTCACATAACATTCATGCTTATTCCGATAAAGAACTGAACGATATCAGGCCGCGGGATTACAGGTTCGGAAAGATCTTCGTAGAGTCGGACCCGGACGGGGCCGAGATCTATGTCGACGGCTATGATACGGGGTACAGTACACCGTATGCGATAGACGGACTTTCCGACGGCGCCCATTATATCGAGGTTTCAAAGCCCGGCCATATAAGAAGCGGGGAGGAGATCCTCCTGACTCCCGACGAGGCGGAGTACGATGCAAAGCTTAAGATCGATCTCGAATCCTATATCTACGGCTCGCTGGAAGTGACGAGCAATCCTTCGGGAGCGAAGATCTACCTGTATAACAGGGACACGGGAAAAACTACGCCTTATACGTTTAGGTATATGGACATCGGCGGAATCGACGTGAAAGTAGTCGGGGAGGAGAGCACCGAAACCGTCGAGGACGTAATTATAAATCCGCTGGAGACGACTTTATGCCATGTGGACCTGGATTAA